The Catellatospora citrea DNA segment CTGTGACAGCAACTATCAGTGCGAGTATTTCCATGTGACAATGGCTTCCGCGAAGGTCGGGGCCTTCGCTGTCGAACCCCCACTCGGACGTGTTCGTGTCATCGGAGGCTGCGCGGAATATGTACCGCACCATGCTCAAGTCCAAGGTCCACCGGGCCACCGTCACCCAGGCCGAGCTGCACTACGTCGGCTCGCTGACGCTGGACCCCGACCTGATGGACGCCGCCGACCTGCTCCCCGGTGAACTCATCCACGTCCTGGACGTCACCAACGGGGCCAGGTTGGAGACCTACGTCATCGAGGGGGAGCGGGGCAGCGGCGTGGTCTGTGTCAACGGCGCGGCCGCGCACCTGATCCACCCGGGCGACCTGGTCATCATCGCGGCGTACGCGATGATGACCGACGACGAGGCGCGCGACGCCAAACCGAAGGTCGTCTTCGTCGACGAGGCCAACCGCATCGCCTCGGTGCACAGCGATCCCGCCGTCTGAGCCATGACTAACCGGCACCACATCGCCATCGTCGGCAGCGGTTCGCTGGCGACCTCGATCTGCGAGTCGCTGGCCTCGCTCGCGCCGCCGCTCGACGCGCTGAACGCGGCCCCGATCGAGGTCACCGTGCTCGCCCGCAACCCCGACGCGGTGGCGGTGATCGCCCGGCACTGCCGGGCACGGGCCGCCGTCGCCGGCACGGCGATCAGCTTCACCGGCGAGCGGCTCGGCGAGGAGACCGCCACCCTGGCCCGGCTGCAGCCGACCTACCTGGTGTGCTGCGCGTCCGCGCAGTCGCCGTACGAGAAGGTGCACCGGCCCTCGCCGTGGACCGCGCTGATCGGCGCGGCCGGGTTCGGGGCGACGCTGCCGCTGCAGGCCACCGTCGCGGTGCGGCTGGCCCGCGCGATCGGCGCGGCCAGCCCGCACACCACGTTGATCAACGGCTGCTTTCCCGACGCGGTCAACCCACTGCTGGCCGCCATGGGGCTGCCGGTGCTCTGCGGCATCGGCAACGTCGCCACCCTGGCGGCCTGCCTGCAGGCCGCGCTGGGGCTGCCCGACCAGCGCCGCCTCGCGGTGCTCGGCCACCACGCGCACCTCGACGCCCCGGACGATCCGGGGGACGACGTGCTGGCGTGGCGCGACGGCAGGCCGGTGTCGGGGGTGTCGGCGCTGCTGGCGCCCGACCGCGCCCTGCCGCGCCCGGCGCTCAACGCGATCGCCGGGCACGCCGCGGCACGGCTGCTCATCGACCTGCTGTCCGGCGCGGAGGTGCACACCAGCGTGCCCGGACCGCTCGGCCTGCCGGGCGGCTACCCGGTGCGGCTGGCCGACGGCGGGCTCGCGCTGAACCTGCCGGGGCTCAGCCCGGCGGAGGCGATCGAGTGGAACGTGCGCGCCGGCC contains these protein-coding regions:
- the panD gene encoding aspartate 1-decarboxylase; its protein translation is MYRTMLKSKVHRATVTQAELHYVGSLTLDPDLMDAADLLPGELIHVLDVTNGARLETYVIEGERGSGVVCVNGAAAHLIHPGDLVIIAAYAMMTDDEARDAKPKVVFVDEANRIASVHSDPAV
- a CDS encoding potassium transporter TrkA; translation: MTNRHHIAIVGSGSLATSICESLASLAPPLDALNAAPIEVTVLARNPDAVAVIARHCRARAAVAGTAISFTGERLGEETATLARLQPTYLVCCASAQSPYEKVHRPSPWTALIGAAGFGATLPLQATVAVRLARAIGAASPHTTLINGCFPDAVNPLLAAMGLPVLCGIGNVATLAACLQAALGLPDQRRLAVLGHHAHLDAPDDPGDDVLAWRDGRPVSGVSALLAPDRALPRPALNAIAGHAAARLLIDLLSGAEVHTSVPGPLGLPGGYPVRLADGGLALNLPGLSPAEAIEWNVRAGRRDGIELGGGRVRHLPAAVAALEPHLPELARGWDATDYDAVQDLFRVLRRRLRATSPRPALI